A stretch of Henckelia pumila isolate YLH828 chromosome 4, ASM3356847v2, whole genome shotgun sequence DNA encodes these proteins:
- the LOC140863855 gene encoding transcription factor MYBS3-like, protein MTRRCSHCSHNGHNSRTCPNRGVKIFGVRLTDGLIRKSASMGNLTHYMGGGGGNGNGGGTPPNGVFADSPADTPDHPSAASAAADGYGSEDFVAGSSSSRERKKGVAWTEEEHRMFLLGLQKLGKGDWRGIARNYVISRTPTQVASHAQKYFIRQSNMSRRKRRSSLFDIVADEPVDTPIVSRDFLSVNPQAETQSTILVPPPSAEKECESMESENSIDHDFTAVPNPDCPPYPYPLVYPAYVAPFFPLSMPVWPGYNAEPTKEDTHEVLKPMAVHSKNPINMDQLVGMSKLSLGESLADSGPSTLSLKLVEGSTRPSAFHANPAPNSSGINSSPNPIHAL, encoded by the exons ATGACGAGGAGGTGCTCGCATTGCAGCCACAACGGGCATAATTCTCGGACGTGTCCGAATCGTGGGGTGAAGATTTTTGGGGTTCGACTGACCGATGGGTTGATCCGAAAGAGCGCGAGTATGGGTAATTTGACCCATTATATGGGGGGTGGTGGCGGTAACGGTAACGGTGGCGGGACCCCTCCGAACGGCGTTTTTGCCGACTCTCCGGCGGACACCCCTGACCACCCTTCTGCTGCCTCCGCCGCTGCCGATGGATATGGGTCTGAAGATTTTGTTGCTGGTTCCTCGTCCAGCCGAGAAAGGAAAAAAG GTGTTGCTTGGACAGAAGAGGAACACCGAATGTTTCTTCTTGGTTTGCAAAAGCTCGGTAAAGGTGATTGGCGTGGAATCGCACGGAATTATGTGATCTCTAGAACACCTACCCAGGTTGCTAGCCATGCCCAGAAATACTTCATAAGACAAAGTAACATGTCTAGGCGGAAAAGACGCTCCAGCCTTTTTGATATTGTGGCCGATGAA CCGGTCGATACCCCAATTGTTTCTCGGGATTTTCTTTCTGTGAACCCTCAAGCTGAGACACAAAGCACGATCCTAGTACCTCCTCCTTCTGCGGAAAAAGAATGTGAATCCATGGAATCAGAAAACTCGATTGACCACGATTTCACCGCGGTTCCAAATCCCGACTGCCCGCCATATCCTTATCCTCTCGTATATCCTGCTTATGTGGCACCATTCTTCCCATTATCCATGCCAGTCTGGCCCGGATACAATGCAGAACCCACAAAAGAAGACACTCATGAAGTGTTGAAGCCGATGGCTGTCCATTCAAAGAACCCCATCAACATGGATCAGCTAGTTGGCATGTCAAAACTCAGCTTAGGCGAATCTCTAGCCGATTCTGGGCCGTCTACTCTGTCCCTTAAACTTGTTGAAGGTTCCACAAGGCCATCAGCATTTCACGCAAATCCTGCTCCCAACAGTTCGGGCATCAACTCTAGTCCTAATCCGATTCATGCCCTATAG